Within the Chloroflexota bacterium genome, the region TCTTCAAGTTCGGCCTGCCCGACCTGCTGCCGCCCTCCATCGACCTGCTGCACGGGCCCGGGTGCCCCGTGTGCGTGACGCCGCGCGACAAGGTCGACCGGGCGATCCTCCTGGCGCGCCAGCCCGGCGTGGTCCTCGCCACGTACGGCGACATGCTGCGCGTCCCGGGATCGGACTCCAGCCTGATGCGGGAGAAGGGCCGCGGCGCCGACGTGCGGATGGTCTACTCGCCCCTGGACGCGCTCCAGCTCGCCGCGGCCAATCCGGAGCGGCGCGTGATCTTCTTCGCCGTCGGGTTCGAGACGACGGCGCCCTCCGCGGCGATGGCGGTCCTGAAGGCCGAGGAGAGCGGCCTGCGGAACTTCGCGATCCTCTCTAACCACGTGCTGCTGCCGCCGATGCTGAAGGCGATCCTCGACTCCCGAGACGTCCACATCGACGGCTTCATCGGGCCGGGCCACGTGAGCACCGTGATCGGCACACGCCCGTACGACTTCGTCGCGCAGCGGTACGGCAAGCCCTTCGTCGTGTCCGGATTCGAGCCGCTCGACGTGCTGCAATCGATCTGGATGCTCCTCCGGCAGCTTCGGGAGGACCGCTCGGAGGTCGAGATTCAGTACACGCGCGTCGTGAAGCGAGCGGGGAACCCGACGGCGTTGCGCGCGATCGGCCGCGTCTTCGAGCCGTGCCACGCGCGGTGGCGGGGCATGGGGACCGTGCCGGCGAGCGGCCTACGCGTCCGCGAGCGTTACGCCGCCTGGGATGCCGAGGCGCTCTATCCCGACCTCGAGGTGGCGAGCGAGGTGGCCGACCCGAAGGCGTGCGAGTGCGAGGACATCGTGCGGGGCGCGAAGAAGCCGTGGGACTGTCGGATCATCGGCACGGTGTGCACTCCCCAGACGCCGATTGGGGCCTGTATGGTCTCGCCCGAGGGGGCGTGCGCCGCCTACTTCACTTACGGGAGGCTCCAGATTGGAGCGCGACGGCCCGCCCCCGTGGGATGACGCCCCGCCCTCAGGTGCGTTGGTTGGGGCGGCACCAAGGGAAGGGCCCCCACCCACCCGCTCCCATTGCGATGGGAGCGGGACACGTCTTCGAAGGTCAGATTCGTGAAGAGCCCACGAGAAGACTGGGACGTCCCGCAGCTCGCGTGTCCGGCGCCGATCGTCGAGCCGGGCATTGTGACGCTCGGCCACGGGAGCGGCGGGAAGCTCACCAACGACCTGATTCGTCGGGTCATGCTGCCCGCGTTCCGCAATCCGATCCTCGAAGCGATGGAGGATCAGGCGATCTTCCCCGTGGAGGCCGGCCGCCTCGCCCTCACGACCGACTCGTTCGTCGTCTCGCCCATCTTCTTCCCCGGCGGCGACATCGGCGACCTCGCCGTGAACGGCACCATCAACGACCTGGCGATGGGCGGGGCTATGCCCCTCTACTTATCGGCGGCCTTCATCATCGAGGAGGGCTTCCCTGTCGCCCACCTCGAGCGTGTCGTCGCGTCCATGCAGCGGGCGGCCTCCGCGGCGGGCGCCCAGATCGTCACGGGCGACACGAAGGTCGTCGAGCGCGGCCACGGCGACGGGATCTACGTGAACACGACCGGGGTGGGGCTCGTGGCGCCGGGCGTCGAGGTCTCGGTGGGGGGCGCGCGCCCGGGCGACCGGGTGCTCGTCTCCGGATCCATCGCCCAGCACGGCATGGCCATCATGGCATGCCGCGAGGGACTGAGCTTCGACGTCGATCTCGCGAGCGACACCGCCGCCCTCCACGGCCTCGTGCAGGCGATGCTGACAGCGTCGCGCGAGGTGCACGTCCTGCGAGACCCGACGCGCGGCGGATTAGCCAGCACGCTGAATGAGATCGCGCAAGCCTCGCGGGTCTCCATCGAGCTGGATGAGGAGGCGCTGCCGCTCCAGCCCGAGGTCGAGGGGCTCTGCGAGATCCTCGGCCTGGACCCCCTCTACGTGGCGAACGAGGGCAAGCTGATCGCCGTTGTGCCGCCGAGTGCCGCCGACGCGGTCCTCGCGGCGATGCGCGCCCACCCCCTCGGCGCGCGCGCGGCCATCATCGGGGAGGTGCGCGCGGACCTGCCCGGCGTCGTGTACCTGCGGACGTGCGTCGGCGGCACCCGCGTCGTCGACATGCCCGCCGGCGATCAGCTTCCGCGGATCTGCTAATTGCTCGCGATCATCGCCCTGGCGGCAGCGGTCGCCTTTTGACCCCGCGGCCCAATTCGTCCGCGTACACTTTCGCCGACAGGTGGCGGAGCACTGGGTGGGCAGGCACGATAGGGTCTTGGCGATCCTGGGGGACTGAACGTGTACGCCTACGAGATTATGATCTGGTGGGCGTTCGATCGTGTTGCATGGAATTGCGCGTCCGGCAACCCACCAAGAACCAGATCAAGCCGCCGAGGCTCTCCAACAGTCCGGGCATGCCCTCGGCCCCAAAACGCGGGCCGTCCTGCTCGCCGTGAGCCTCCGCAGACGCGAACCGTCAAGTTACAGAATTGAGCTCAGAGCGCCGGAGCTCGCCGGTCCCTCCGGACGGAGATCTGATCGTTGACCATCGGCAGCATCCCATTGCCGCAACCTGACACCGTACTGACCGGGCCATTCTGGACCGGCCCCGTGAGGGTTCTCCGCGCGTCGACGAGCGGGTCCTCCATCCGTATCGAGGCGGTGGGGGTCACCGACAACCAGTACTACGACCGGACGCTGACCGCCGAGCAATTCGAGTCACTGGTGCGAGAGGAGCTCGGCGGCACCTTCACGTTCGACTCGAGTCCGAGACTGTTCCGGCTGGCGACCGAAGCGATGCGGATTCACCTCGCCCATTCCTTCGACCCCCAGTTCGCCGTCTCCGTGTCCCAGGTCGACCCGCTCCCCCACCAGCTAGACGCGGTCTACAAGCATCTGCTCCCGCTACCGCGAATTCGCTTTCTCCTGGCCGACGACCCCGGCGCCGGCAAGACCGTCATGGCCGGGCTGCTAATGCGCGAGCTGATCCAGCGGCAAGAAGTTCGGCGCGTCCTGGTCCTCTGTCCAAAGGCCCTGACGGACCAGTGGCGGCGCGAGATGTGGGAACGCTTCCGGGAGCGATTTGTGCTCCTCACTG harbors:
- the hypE gene encoding hydrogenase expression/formation protein HypE translates to MKSPREDWDVPQLACPAPIVEPGIVTLGHGSGGKLTNDLIRRVMLPAFRNPILEAMEDQAIFPVEAGRLALTTDSFVVSPIFFPGGDIGDLAVNGTINDLAMGGAMPLYLSAAFIIEEGFPVAHLERVVASMQRAASAAGAQIVTGDTKVVERGHGDGIYVNTTGVGLVAPGVEVSVGGARPGDRVLVSGSIAQHGMAIMACREGLSFDVDLASDTAALHGLVQAMLTASREVHVLRDPTRGGLASTLNEIAQASRVSIELDEEALPLQPEVEGLCEILGLDPLYVANEGKLIAVVPPSAADAVLAAMRAHPLGARAAIIGEVRADLPGVVYLRTCVGGTRVVDMPAGDQLPRIC
- the hypD gene encoding hydrogenase formation protein HypD, yielding MKHVAEYRRRDVAKRLAEEIAKLATEPVKLMEVCGGHTHAIFKFGLPDLLPPSIDLLHGPGCPVCVTPRDKVDRAILLARQPGVVLATYGDMLRVPGSDSSLMREKGRGADVRMVYSPLDALQLAAANPERRVIFFAVGFETTAPSAAMAVLKAEESGLRNFAILSNHVLLPPMLKAILDSRDVHIDGFIGPGHVSTVIGTRPYDFVAQRYGKPFVVSGFEPLDVLQSIWMLLRQLREDRSEVEIQYTRVVKRAGNPTALRAIGRVFEPCHARWRGMGTVPASGLRVRERYAAWDAEALYPDLEVASEVADPKACECEDIVRGAKKPWDCRIIGTVCTPQTPIGACMVSPEGACAAYFTYGRLQIGARRPAPVG